In Tenrec ecaudatus isolate mTenEca1 chromosome 4, mTenEca1.hap1, whole genome shotgun sequence, a single window of DNA contains:
- the LOC142445888 gene encoding olfactory receptor 51G2-like, with protein sequence MISIHAASFHVVFKRPIQRYIQRLQYRWCLSVLLPAILPLPVIMSHCNNTFYLAGLPGIEAVFTWLSLPLCAMYVASLAGNSLIVWVVKSDPSLHQPMYYFLSMLAVTDLGLSASTMPTMLSIYMLGFTEVAVDACLAQLFFIHTFSIMESSVLLTMAFDRLVAISKPLRYGTILTNTRIASLGLAIVVRSIGLHIPAPIMLKKLPYCQNCHLSHSYCLHPDVMKLACVDTRINSAYGLFVVLSTLGTDAVLIVLSYGMILQTVLSIASKAGRLKALNTCVSHICAVLLFYTPMIGLSMIHRFGKRASPCSRVLLSYVHFLTPPVLNPVVYTIKTQQIRQRLMRLLRLGRGGIRDIQGH encoded by the exons atgatatCCATTCATGCTGCATCCTTCCACGTGGTCTTTAAAAGGCCTATTCAAAGATACattcagaggctgcagtacagat GGTGTTTGTCTGTATTGCTGCCTGCCATTCTTCCTCTCCCTGTTATCATGTCACACTGCAACAACACTTTCTACCTAGCAGGGCTCCCAGGAATTGAGGCTGTGTTCACCTGGCTCTCCCTCCCCCTGTGTGCCATGTATGTGGCATCCTTGGCAGGGAACAGTTTGATCGTGTGGGTAGTGAAGTCAGACCCCTCCTTGCATCAACCCATGTACTATTTTCTGTCTATGCTGGCAGTGACTGACCTGGGCCTGTCTGCATCCACAATGCCCACCATGCTATCCATCTACATGTTGGGTTTCACTGAGGTGGCAGTGGATGCCTGCTTGGCACAGCTCTTCTTCATCCACACATTCTCCATCATGGAGTCGTCTGTACTTCTGACTATGGCCTTTGACCGTTTGGTGGCCATTAGCAAGCCTCTTCGCTATGGCACCATTCTTACAAACACTCGAATTGCCAGCTTAGGTTTGGCCATTGTGGTGCGCAGTATTGGTCTCCACATCCCAGCTCCCATCATGTTGAAGAAGTTGCCTTACTGCCAGAATTGCCACCTTTCCCACTCCTACTGCCTACACCCGGATGTCATGAAGCTGGCCTGTGTCGACACCCGCATCAATAGTGCATAtggtctctttgttgtgctctccaCACTGGGCACCGACGCAGTACTCATTGTCCTTTCCTACGGGATGATCCTGCAAACAGTGTTGTCCATTGCCTCCAAGGCTGGACGCCTCAAAGCCCTCAACACGTGTGTCTCCCACATATGTGCTGTGCTGCTGTTCTATACACCTATGATTGGACTATCCATGATTCACCGATTTGGAAAGCGGGCATCCCCATGTAGCCGTGTGTTGCTTTCCTATGTTCATTTTCTCACGCCTCCAGTACTCAATCCAGTTGTTTACACTATCAAGACCCAACAGATTCGGCAAAGGTTGATGCGTCTCTTAAGGTTGGGTAGGGGTGGTATCAGAGACATCCAAGGTCATTAA
- the LOC142446839 gene encoding olfactory receptor 51V1-like has product MIYISNLSNPNFVLTGFPGLEVDYIWLAIPFSSIYAMVFLGNCMVIHVIRTEPTLHEPMFYFLAMLALTDLCMGLSTVPTVLGILLGLLQEISLDFCIAQSYFIHGLSFMESSVLLAMSFDRYIAICNPLRYSSILTKDKIMKIGIAILGRSSLLIPPVIIRLKFLNYCRPHILSHSFCLHQDLNRMACSDIRFNSIYGLFLVISNLLLDSVLILFSYIMILHAVLAIASREERIKSLQTCVSHISAVLVFYIPIIGLTMVHRFGKHLSPLVHVLMGNIYILFPPLMNPIIYSIKTQQIRRRIQRLFYLKGT; this is encoded by the coding sequence ATGATCTACATCTCTAACCTCAGTAATCCCAACTTTGTTCTGACTGGTTTTCCCGGGCTAGAAGTTGACTACATCTGGCTCGCCATCCCTTTCTCCTCCATCTATGCCATGGTGTTCCTGGGAAACTGCATGGTGATTCATGTGATCAGAACTGAGCCGACTTTGCACGAGCCCATGTTCTACTTCTTGGCCATGCTGGCCCTGACTGACCTGTGCATGGGCTTGTCCACAGTGCCCACCGTGCTGGGAATTTTGTTGGgactccttcaagaaatcagcttGGATTTCTGCATTGCACAATCCTACTTCATCCATGGTCTATCCTTCATGGAGTCCTCTGTCCTTCTTGCTATGTCCTTTGACCGCTACATTGCGATTTGCAACCCCCTGCGCTATTCTTCTATCCTAACAAAGGACAAAATCATGAAAATTGGGATTGCGATTTTAGGTAGAAGTTCCTTACTCATACCTCCAGTCATAATTCGCCTGAAGTTCCTAAACTATTGCCGGCCCCACATACTTTCTCACTCGTTCTGTCTACATCAAGACTTAAATAGAATGGCTTGCTCAGACATTCGTTTCAACAGCATCTATGGCCTATTTCTGGTAATCAGCAACCTGTTGTTGGACTCGGTTCTCATACTTTTCTCTTACATCATGATCCTGCATGCGGTCTTAGCCATTGCATCCAGGGAAGAGAGGATCAAGTCCTTACAGACATGTGTATCTCACATCTCCGCAGTTTTGGTTTTCTACATTCCGATTATTGGTCTGACAATGGTACATCGCTTTGGAAAACACCTCTCACCATTGGTTCATGTTCTCATGGGAAACATCTATATTCTTTTCCCACCCTTGATGAACCCTATTATTTATAGTATCAAGACTCAGCAGATACGAAGGAGAATCCAAAGATTGTTTTACCTGAAAGGTACTTAA
- the LOC142445887 gene encoding olfactory receptor 51G2-like — MEIPNHSNVSRFFFILMDLPGLENAHCWTAIPICSIYVLSVLGNVTIMYIVKSAPSLHTPMYLFLSMLSMADLGLSASTLPSMAAVFVLGQRKVAAATCFAQLFFIHTFSVIESAVLLAMAFDRCVAIREPLRYATMLTTKRIGVIGLAIVSRSAALHLPLPVLLGRLQFHPVSVLAHSYCVHPDVLRLARSSTRVNSGFGLFVMLSTLGLDALLILLSYALILKTVLSIASNAERHKAFNTCISHVCAVLLFYTPLVSLSMIHRFGKKKLPAQAYMLLSYLHFLVPPMLNPIVYSVKTKEIRVRILKMFQHKTF, encoded by the coding sequence ATGGAAATTCCTAACCACAGTAATGTCAGCAGGTTTTTCTTCATTCTGATGGATCTCCCAGGACTAGAGAATGCTCATTGCTGGACAGCTATTCCTATCTGTTCCATCTATGTTCTCTCTGTGCTTGGCAATGTCACCATCATGTACATTGTCAAATCTGCACCCAGtctccacacacccatgtacctCTTCCTCTCGATGCTCTCCATGGCTGACTTAGGTCTCTCGGCTTCCACGCTGCCTTCTATGGCAGCTGTCTTCGTCCTGGGCCAGAGGAAGGTGGCAGCTGCAACTTgctttgcacaactcttcttcattcacacatTCTCAGTCATTGAGTCAGCTGTGCTGTTGGCTATGGCTTTTGACCGCTGCGTGGCTATCCGCGAGCCTTTGCGCTATGCCACTATGCTCACAACCAAGCGTATTGGGGTCATTGGGTTGGCCATCGTATCTCGTAGTGCTGCCCTCCATTTGCCCCTGCCCGTGCTCCTTGGACGACTGCAATTCCATCCTGTGAGTGTTCTGGCTCATTCCTACTGTGTTCATCCTGATGTTCTCAGGCTGGCCAGGTCCAGCACTCGTGTGAACAGTGGCTTTGGACTCTTTGTAATGCTCTCCACTCTGGGACTAGATGCTTTGCTCATTCTCCTGTCTTACGCACTGATCTTGAAGACAGTTCTGAGCATTGCTTCCAATGCTGAGCGACATAAGGCCTTCAACACCTGCATTTCCCACGTCTGTGCTGTACTACTATTTTATACCCCATTAGTCAGCCTGTCCATGATTCATCGTTTTGGGAAGAAGAAGCTACCGGCACAGGCATATATGCTTCTCTCCTATCTGCACTTTCTTGTGCCTCCAATGCTCAACCCAATTGTCTACAGTGTCAAAACCAAAGAGATTCGAGTACGCATTCTGAAGATGTTCCAGCACAAAACATTCTAA